The DNA sequence TTCGTGCGTCTTCCATTTCAAACCAAAACCATCTGAATCCGAATCTTCGTAACGCGGCAAGAAGTGGATATGCGAATGGAAAACAGACTGGTAGGCTATCGATCGGTTGTTGTTCAGAATGTTCAATCCCAAAATGTCATCGCTGGATCGTTCGATTGCGCGCGCGATTTTAGGGATGCGCGAAAAGACTTCCTTCGCCAATTCTTCATCATATTCAAAAATATCAGCGACATGCTTCTTGGGTACCAACAGCGTATGCCCTTTTGTCACTTGTGATAAATCCAGGAACGCAATGACGACATCATCTTCATAGACAATGCTGCTCGGGATTTCGTGGTTCGCGATTTTGCAAAAAATACAATCTGTCATATGCTTGACCTCTTTCTGTTCATAATCTAGTTTATTCTATGCTCTAACTTTATCATATTTGGTTTTTTTTTGATATCCTGGGGTCGAATTGACGCTTCGCTCAGCAACATATTTGGGATGGGGCAAGGCTGTGCTATAATATAAGGCACAAACACATGCGAAAGGGACGGTTAAATGTCACTATTATTGGAGAATGTCACGGGCGGCTATACGCAATTGCCTGTCATAAAAAATATAAATTTTGAGGTCAAAGCCGGGGAATTGACTGGATTGATTGGATTGAACGGAGCAGGCAAGAGCACGACCATCAAACACATCATTGGTTTGATGATGCCTTTCAGCGGTAAAATCGCGATCGATGGCCGGACGCTGC is a window from the Trichococcus shcherbakoviae genome containing:
- a CDS encoding HIT family protein, whose translation is MTDCIFCKIANHEIPSSIVYEDDVVIAFLDLSQVTKGHTLLVPKKHVADIFEYDEELAKEVFSRIPKIARAIERSSDDILGLNILNNNRSIAYQSVFHSHIHFLPRYEDSDSDGFGLKWKTHEGKYSQAELAKVVASIKDSLEE